Part of the Nitrospirota bacterium genome, GAAGAACGGTTTGCGGATCATGTGTGCGCTCCAGCCCGGTCCTTCCCGTTCGATGACCGCGTCGTCCGTGTAGCCGGTCATGAAGAGAACCTTCAGCTCCGGCCGAGCCTGCGTCAGCCGATCCGCCAGTTCGCGCCCGTTGAGGCGCGGCATCACGACATCGGTCAGCAAGAGGTGGATCGGTCCTTCGTGGCGGGTCCCGAGCGCGAGCGCCTCGCTGCCGTCGCGCGCTTCCAATACACGATAGCCGGCTCTGTTCAGCGTCTCGCGTATGAGCGTTCGGACTGCATCTTCATCCTCGACGAGAAGAATGGTCTCGGAGCATGTGGCTGGCTCACCCACCGGTTCGGAGGGCTCGTGGCGGGGCGGCTTCTCCAGAACCCTGGGCAGGTACACTGCGAAGGTCGCGCCCTGCCCGGGCGCGCTCTGGACCGAAATGGCTCCGCCGCTTTGCTTGACGATGCCGTAGACGCTGGCCAGGCCCAGCCCCGTCCCCTTGCCCTGCTCCTTCGTGGTGAAGAAGGGCTCGAAAATGCGGGCCTGCGTCTCCGCGTCCATGCCGTGGCCCGTGTCGGTCACGGCCAGCTTGACATACGGGCCGGGTTGCACGCTGCCGAGCCGGCGGGCGAGCGCCGGGTCGATTTCGACGTTCGAAGTTTCGATCGTCAGCGTCCCGCCCTCCGGCATGGCGTCGCGGGCATTGACGACCAGGTTCATGACGACCTGCTCCATCTGGGCCTGGTCGGCTTTCACGCACCGGAGGCTGCGGTCCAGTGCCATGACCAGGTTGATGTGCTCGCCGATGAGCCGCCGGAGCATGTCGCCCATGGAGACCACGCAGTCGTTGAGACTCAGCACCCTGGGTTCCAACACCTGCCTCCGGCTGAAGGCCAGCAATTGGCGGGTCAGGGAAGCCGCCCTTTCCCCGGCCTTTTTGATTTCCAGCGGATAGCGGCGCAGCGCATCGTTCGGGTCCAAGTGCTCCAACAGGGCCGCGCTGTATCCGTTGATCACCATCACGAGGTTGTTGAAATCGTGGGCGATGCCGCCCGCCAGACGCCCGATGGCCTCCATCTTCTGCGCCTGGCGGAGCTGCTCTTCCAGCTTGAGACGCTCGGTGATGTCCGCGAAGGAAACGACCGCACCCGTAATGCGCCCGCTCTCGACGATGGGGGACACCGAATATTGGGCGGCGAACGCGGTCCCGTCGCGACGCCATAAGACCTCGTTCTCGCGGCGGGCTCCTTGGCCGGTCCGGCATGCGGAGAGGATCGGGCATTCCTCGATCGGATACGGCGAGCCATCGGACCGCGAATGGTGAATCAATTCGTGCATGTTCTTCCCGATCGCTTCGTGCGGCCCATATCCGAGCATCGCGGCCCCGGCTTTGTTGATAAACGTGCAGCGGGCATGCAAGTCGAGGCCGAAAATGCCCTCGCCGGTGGATTCCAGGAGCAGGAGCCGCTCCCGGGTGACCCTGTTGCGCTCCTGTTCCGCCTGCTTCAGCGCGGTGATGTCCTGGATGACAAGGATGATCTCGCCCGTCGCGTCCATGCTCCGAGCGATGAGGCGGCAGGAAGTGATGCCGGCGTCGGGTAGCCGGTACTCTCGCTCCTGGACGGCCGGCGCCTTGCTCGTGCGCACGGAGCGCAGCAATTCCGAGAGGCTCTCGATCTGCAGGAGCGTCTCGATGGGCTGGCCGATGGTGTCCCGTTCGTCCCGTTGAATCATTTCGTGAAACGTCCGGTTGGCGAACCGGACGACATTCTGTTCATCCAGCCGCAGGATCGAGACCGGCAGGGCAGCCATCGTCGTGCGGTACAGCCTTTCGGCCGTCCGGATCTGATTCAGAAAATAGCCGTTTTCGATGGCGACCCCGGCCTCGGCGGCAAGGGTCGCAATCACCTCTTCGTCCACGTCCGTAAACTCCGATCCCCCGATTTTGTCGGCCAGATAGAGCCGACCGAGGATTCTTCCGTGCGCGCGAACGCACACTCCCAAGAACGAGCGCATCGGCGGGTGGTGGGGAGGGAATCCGCTGAACGCGGGGTGCCGGCTCAGGTCCGTGAGGCGGAGCACGTCGCTCTCCTGGGTCAGGAACCCCAGGAGGCCCCTTCCGGTCGGCCAGGAGCCGATGGCGTGCTCGGTCGCCTCGTCCATCCCGACCGTGATGAATTGGGCGAGGCTTTTCCCGGTCTCATCGAGCAGGCCGAAAGCCCCGTACCGGGCCCCGGTGACCTGCGTCGCGATATTCACGAGCAGCCGGAGGAACTCGGTCAGGGCGAAGTCCGAGCTCACTTCGGCTGTTTCCCGCTGCAAGGCCCCGCTCACGGTGTGCAGGCCCTTGAGTCGCACGAGCTGGTCCGCCGAATGGGACCATTCCTTCCGCAGGCGGGTGGTCGTCCAGACGAGGAGGCCGAGCATGGGGATGAACAGCAGAGCCCCTCCTGCTCCAACTTTGAAGAGAACATCCCGGATTGGGCGCAGAATGTCGCTCCGGTCCATCCGCACCAGAATCCCCCACTGAAAGCCGGGAAATTCTCTGTGTCCCGCAGTCTTTGCATAGCCGGTGACGACCTGGACCCGGCGGCGTGGGTGCAGCTCTTCGACGTAGCCAGGCTCCGCTTCCGCGCTCAACCTGGCCGACGGCACGCCGAGCTGCCTCAGGTTGACCTTCCCTTCCTGCCGCAGCAGGGAGTCGGCGACCAGGGTGCCGTCTCGTGCCAGGAACTGCCATTCGATCCGACTGGCGGGGCCCCGCTGCGCTTGGAACGTGCCGACCGTGCGGGAGAACACGTCTTCCAATTCCGAGAGGCCGACCCGCGTCGTCACGACTCCCAGGAATCGCCCGTCGGCGCCTCTGATCGGAGCCGAGAAGCCTACCGTGCGGTCTGTGCCCGTCTCCGGGGAAACCGAGACGTCCTGGAGCTGAGCGCCAACCCCGTCGCGCGTCGCCCGAAACCAAGCCTCCCGGCTTCGATCGAGCCCCACTGTGGCCGGATTGGTCGCGGCGATGATTCGACCCGCCGCGTCGGTCACGCCCAACCAACGGTAAAGCGGGTACCGCTCTTTCATCCCGTCGAGGTATTTCGCTAGGGCCGCCGGATTGCGCATTTTCTCCGGAAAGGCGTCAGCCATCATTTGGGCGTCGCCGTACCGTTCGAAGAGGACGTGGTCCAGCTTGTCCGCAACGTCGGCGGCGAGCACCGTCAGACTTTCCCCCGTGCTCGTGACGAGGCGGGTCTCGAGATAGTGAAGGGCCAGGCTGCCGACGATCATGACCGTCGCCGTCATGGCGGCGATGAGGAAAGGCAGCCACCGGTAGGCCGGCGTGCCGGTCGCTGGAGCCGGTGTGTGAGGGAGTCGCACCCAGTCCCCCCCGGTTTAACGAGAAAGTTCCGCTACTTTATCGGGCTTCGGTCACGAAATCTTCAGGATGGGAAAGCACGACATCGGTCGTGACACGCGCTACAGGGAGGCGAGCTTGCTGCGCAGCGCAAGCCGGATGAGGTCCGTCCTCCCGCGCACGGTCAACTTGGAGCGGAGCCGGTTGATATGGCCCTCGACGGTCCGCACGCTGAGGCGCAGAGCCGACGCGATGTCCTTGTTCGACAACCCCTCTCCGACGAGCCTGAGGATCTGGCGCTCGCGTTGCGAGAGCTTCGCGAGCGAAGGTTCGCGCTCCGTCTCCGGAATCAGCTCCTCAGGCGAGCCCAATGCTTCGGGGTACACGGCTCCATTCACCGCCAGGCTGCGCGTGGTCCTGCCCAGGTAGACGACGATCTCGCACTGTCCGGGCGGGGCGCCCTCGCCGCGGTGAACGGCGACCTTGCTCGGTCCGAACCGGTTCCCCGCGATCCCGCCCAGAATGCCCGATTCCACCAGGCAGACGTTGGGGTCGCCGTTCGCCCGCGCTCCGAACGGGCAGACCGGAATCCGGAATGTGACCGCGTCTGCGGTCGCCTCCTTCAGCGAGCATTCCCACCCCCAGCGGCGCCCCAAGCTCTCGATGCAGCGAACATAGTCCTCCCTGGAGAATGGCGTGCCTGGTTTGGGGGGCTCCGCACAGAGGCGGACCGCCTGTTCCCCCATACTCGCACCGATTTGGCGCAACAGTTTTTCGTAGACCGTTGGGTGGAGCAGGGCCCTGACGGAGTCCATGAGCTGACCCAAGGAACTTCGGATAAACTCCAAGGGGGGAGCATCGGATGATGAAGGATGGGACGAGGGAAACATCGGGTGGAAATACCACAATTTCCCTGACAGAACAATCGGTGCCGCAGGGCAAGAAGGCTATAACGTAGAGACACCCTGTGCGATCGGGTGTGGCCACGTATCAAGTCTCTCCGTTATTCGCCGATACAGTCCAACGTATGCATGGGCGCGTTCAGGTCCGGTTTCCCGGATCGAACGCGCTCTGGTGGGTGAGACCGGCTCATGCGGTTCGTGCCCGCCGAGCCACACATCATTCGTCCGTCAACCTTAAGGAGGAGGTGCCTTGATGCCCGCTGTCACGATGTCGCCTGTGAAGGACAGCTTCGGTCGCTGCTGCATCAACCCGAACTTCATCGATCGGTTTTATGAGATCTTCCTGGCCAGTCATCCCGCAATCGCGCCGATGTTCCGCAATACCGACTTCACGAGGCAGAAACAGTTGCTGCGAGCCGGTTTGAACATGGTGCTGATGCACCACGACCACAATCCCGTCGGGACCCAAGGACTGGATCGCATCGGCCAGAGCCATGGCCGTCAGAAGCTGAACATCGACCCCTTGCTCTACAAGTACTGGGTTGAGAGTCTCGTCAAAGCCGTCAAGGAATGCGATCCGCAGTGCGACGGCAAACTCGAAGACGAATGGCGCGCAGTTTTGAGGAACGGAACCGCGTACATCATGGCCAAGTATTGAGATCGTGGGCGATTATTCCAGCGTTGCCGGGAGGTCCGGGTATGGTGGCTGAGTGCTGCGCCCCAGACGTGCAATTCGACGGAATCGCCGGCGGGGCGGCCGTGACACCCTCTTGCCACGTCGGCCGCATTTTGATCGCGGAGGACGTGGAGCAGGTTCGCCAGTTCATGACGGAATTGCTGCACCGTGCGGGCTATCGCTGCGATTGTGTCGGCACTGCCCGGGAAGCCCTCCAAGCCCTGGCTACCCGCGCTTACGACCTCCTCATCACCGACATCCACATGCCGGACAATAACTCGCTGACGTATCTTCAAGCCTGCCAGGGCGGCGCGCCTCCGGTCCCCGTCATCGTGATCACGAGCTATCCGTCCGTCGGAACCGCCGTGGAGGCGGTCCGTCTTTCCGTGGTGGATTACCTCATCAAGCCCGTGGAGGGCGCCGCGCTGATCGAAAGCGTCGGCCGAGCCGTCGGGAAAGGCCGGATTTTGCGATCTCTGCGCAAGGTCCGCGAAGAGATCCGGATCTGGGACGAAGCGATGGACCGATTGGAGAAATCGCTCATTGCCTCCGAGAGTCCGGATGCCGGGACCAGGGACGCCTGGCAGACGGGATCTGTGCTCGAACGGACCCGGCTGCTCTTCGGCCAGATTGCGGCGAGCCTCAAGATTGTGCTCGAGACGGCGAAGCCTGAGTGGCCCGGTCAACGAAACGTGGACGTGTGCGCGCTCGTCCGGTGCTCGAAGGTGGCCGAGTACGAGGCGGCCCTACGCCGGACGGTCGAGGTGTTGGTGCAGACCAAGAGCGCATTCAAGTCCAAGGATCTGGGCGATTTGCGGAAGACGCTCACGGGCCTCTTGAAGAAAGAAGCGAACGAGGCGCCTCAAGTTTCCCAGTGCTAGACCGATAAGTGGACAAGACCATTCAAGCCGCGCACCGGACGGGTGAGCGGTCGTCTTAACGGGCAGGATACCAGGCCTGCAAGTTGAAGGCGCAATCAGGATGTCTTCCCTGCGTGGGGAAGCGCCGGTTGCGCCTTTTTTATTGGCACTCGCATCGGCCGCCGCGCTTGGATCGTCGGAAAGGAAACCCATGAGGACGTTGTGGTGGTGGCTGCCCGATCTGCTCCTGGTCGCCGGCGGGGCGGTCTTGTGGGGGCGGTGGTGGGTCCGGCAGAGGAACCTGGAACGGGCGCTCGCGGAAGCCGAAACCGGCAAGGCGCGGATGGCGGTGCGCTGTGCGGAATGGGAAGAGTTTGCCGGCGCCGTGGCGCCTCTGCTGCCCGTTCTGGTCGCCCAGCTCAACTCGATCGTCACTCAAACGGAGTCGGCCGCCCTGGAGCTCTGCGCCAGGTTTCAACGGATTTCGCAACGGGCGAAGGAGCAAGCCGACCAGGCGGAACACCTGTTGGCCGGGACTGGCCACCAACGTGAGGGGGACTCGGCGACGGTGGAAGGGATCCTCCAGGAGATCGACCGCACGCTCCACCAGTTCGTCCAGGACGTCCAAAAGACCGCCCGGGTGACCATGGGCGTCGTGGCGGTCATGGACGAAGTGGACGCCAACACCAAAGCCATCGCCGGGATTCTCGGAGAGGTGGAGTTCATCGCGGATCAAACGCGCCTGCTCGCGCTGAATGCGGCAATCGAAGCGGCGCGGGCAGGAGAACACGGACGCGGCTTTTCGGTCGTGGCCGATGAAGTCGCCAAGCTGGCGAACCGGTCGGGCGTCGCCGTGACGAACATCCGCAAGCTGATCAACACCGTGCAGGACAGCACGGGGCGGGCCATCAAGGAATTGGCCGCGCTGGCGTCGGTGGACGTGAGCGCAACGCTGGCGGCCAAGGCGCGGGTGGAAGAGCGGACGCGCACCGTGGTTCAACGGAACGCCGATTTGCACGCCAGGATTCGACTCGCCGATGGCCAAGCGGGCGAGCTCGTCAGCGACATCTCGCAGGTCGTGATGTCCATGCAATTCCAGGACATGACGAGGCAGAAGATCGAGCACGTCACCGCTCCGCTGGCCCGCGTGCACGATTGCATGAAGCAACTGGCGGATTCCGAGGAGGAGCTTTCCCCGCCGTTCCGTGAGACCCTCCGGGAGCTGCGCGCGCTCGATCGTACGTACACGATGGAAGCGGAGCGGACCGTGGCGCGCGCGGTGAGGAGCCGCGACGCTTCGGAGGCGGCTGGAGCCGGTGTCGCGTCGAGCGACAACGTGACGCTCTTCTGATGGCCAGCAGCGAGCGGCTGGCAGCGAACGGTGGGCAGAACACAGATCGGAGCTATCAGCCATTCGCTATTCGCTCTCTTTCGGAGGTTGATAATGGGCAAGCAGATTCTCGTGGTGGATGACTCCGTGACCATGCGGCAAATGGTCAGCTTCACGCTCACCAGCGCCGGCTTCGAGGTGATCGAAGCCGGAGACGGCCAGGAGGCGGTCGGCAAGTTGAACGGCGGAGCCAGGCCGAATCTGGTGATCACGGACCTCAACATGCCCAAGATGGACGGGATTTCCTTGATCAAGGCCGTCCGAGCCATGCCGCCGCTCAAGTTGACGCCCATCCTCATGCTCACGACGGAGTCGGACGAGACCAAGAAGAAGGAGGGGCAGACGGCCGGAGCCACCGGATGGATCGTCAAGCCGTTTAACCCCGAGCAGATGCTGAAGGTGATCGCCAAAGTGATGCCGGTGTAAAGACGGTGAGGGGTAAAGGGTGATGGGTGATGAGCCAGTAGGAGACCGACGTCTCTCCCAGTCATCACCGGTCACCCATCACTGATCGCGAGGTGGTTATGAGCCTGGACCTGTCGAAATTCCAAACGGCCTTCTTCGAGGAGAGCGCCGAGCACGTGGCCACCATGGAGGAGGGGCTGCTGCAGCTCGAGCGGCAACCGGGCGATCTCGATCTGCTCAATCGCATCTTCCGGGCGGCGCACTCCATCAAGGGCAATGCCGGCATGTTCGGGTTCACGGCAGTCGGGGAGTTCACGCACAAGTTGGAGAACCTCCTCGATGCGCTGCGCAATGGGCAGATGGAAGCCGACAAGCCCCTCATCGATCTGCTGCTGGAAGCCGCGGACGCGCTGAAGGGACTGCTGGAGGCCGCCAGGACGAATGGAACGCCCGACGAGGCCGTCGTCGGCCCTCTGGGCGAACGGCTGCGAGCCCGTGTCACTGGTGAGGCCACAGGCGCGAGGTCCGAGGCCCGAGGCACTGGGCAAGACAATTCGACCTCTTGCCCCGCGCCGAGTCTGCGCCGCTACGCCATCACCTGGGCGCCGTCCCCCACGGTCTTTCAGCGGGGGATTGATCCAAGCCTCATTCTTCGTGAACTCCGAAGCCTTGGCGCTCTCACGTCCCCGGCGGGAGATCTGGATCACCTGCCCTCCCTCGACGACCTCGCCACCATGGCATGCGCGCCATCCTGGACCCTGACGTTGGTCTCCGACCGCCCGAGGCAAGAGATCGAAGATGTCTTTCTGTTCGTGCGGGATGACGGCGTGCTGACGATCACGGAAAACAGCGTCTCTCGTGAAGCGTATCTCGTCCCTCGTGAAACGCACGACGCTTCACGCACGACGCTTCACGATCCCAAACCCCTCGGTGAAATCCTGGTCGAAGAGGGAGTGATCTCCCGGGACGCGCTGCACCATGCCCTTTCCCAGCAGAAGCGGCTGGGCGAGATTCTGGTGGAGCAAAAGGCCGCCACACCCCAGCAGATCGCCCGGGCCCTGGAACGGCAGCGCAAGCTGGAGCAAGTCGCCCCGGCCAAGAAGGTCGAAACCGGTTCGATCCGGGTGGACACGGAGAAGATTGACAAGCTGATCAACCTGGTCGGTGAACTGGTGATCACCCAGTCCATGTTGAGCGATCTCGGGGCTCACTTCGAGCCGAACCAATTGCCGTTGCTCCTGGAGCGCCTCGCCCAACTCGAACGGAACACCCGCGAGATCCAGGAGCGGGTCATGGCGGTCCGCATGCTGCCCATCGGCACCGCCTTCAACCGCTTCCCGCGTCTGGTCCGAGATTTGGCGGCGAAGAGCGCCAAGCAGATCCAACTCGTGATGTCCGGCGAAGAGACCGAGTTGGATAAGACCGTGATCGAGTCCATCGGAGACCCGCTGACGCACTTGATCAGAAATTCAGCGGATCATGGATTGGAACCGCCGGCGGAGCGGGTCGCGGCCGGAAAGCCGGAGCAGGGCACGATCACGCTCAACGCGTTTCACGAAGGCGGCAGCATCTGTATCACGGTCAGGGACGACGGACGCGGGCTGAACCGGGAGAAAATTCTGGCCAAGGCGCTTCAGCAGGACCTGATCGCCGACGCGGACAGACTGACGGACGAGCAGGTCTGGGCCCTCATCTTCCGGCCCGGCTTCTCGACCGCCGACAAGATTACGGACGTCTCCGGCCGCGGGGTCGGAATGGACGTCGTCAAGCGGAACATCGAGGCCTTGGGCGGAACGGTCAGCATTCGCACCGAGACCGGAAAAGGGACGACCTTTACGCTCAAATTGCCCCTGACCCTGGCCATCATTGACGGGCTGACCGTGCGGGTGGGGCCTGAATCGTACATCGTGCCGCTCCTCTCGGTCGTCGAGTCCATCCAGCCGCAACCGTCCGCCGTCAAAGCGGTCGTCGGCCGGGGCGAGGTGGTGAACGTGCGCGGCGCCTACCTCCCGGTGATGCGGCTGGCCGAGATTTTCGGCGTGGCGCCGGACACCACAGACCCCGCTCACGCGATCCTGGTGATCCTGGAGACCGAAGGCGAGAGGGTTGCGGTCATGGTGGACGAGCTGCTGGGGCAGCAGCAGGTGGTCATCAAGAGCCTGGAGAAGAACTTCCGAAAGGTGGACGGCATGGCGGGGGCCACGATCCTGGGCGACGGGACCGTCGCGTTCATCCTGGACGTCCGGGGCCTCATCGAGCTGGCGCGTCACGGCGCTGCCGTGGCGGCCTAACGTGAAACCTGGAGGTCACACCTTTTTATGATCGTGCACCCACACGGCGATCAGCCCGATGACGGCCAATATCCCAAGAATGAGAAATGCCAAGGTGAGCGGCGTCATGATGTCCCTCCCTTCCCGATGGACAGAGCCAGCAGGAGCGCAAGAGACCGACAAGAAGGCCGACAAGCAATTCAATGAGGCTGAACGGTTTGGTTACGATGGGATTCAAGACCGCCAAGGTAATCGTGACTTTGCAAAGGTCGTAGCAGTATTTCGCCAGGCTGTCTCGATGCCTATCAATATTCACGAGAATACTATAGCGGATTGATTGACAAAGCACAACGGCGTGAAGCGTGAAGAAAAGCGACTCCCCACGAACGACGAGATACGCTTCACGAATAACGAGCGGCGGCATTTAAAGAAGGAGGGCGCAATGGCAACGGCACTGGAAACAGCGGCGGGCGAGCAGGACCAGCAGGCAGGGGCAACCTCGGAGGGGAGCCAGTATCTGACGTTCACCCTGGGGGATGAGTGCTATGGCGTGGACATCCTTCGGGTCCAGGAGATCAAGGGCTATACGGCGGTCACGCGCATCCCGAATACGCCGGACTTCATCAAGGGAGTGTTGAACCTACGGGGCACGATCGTCCCGATCGTGGATCTGCGGACCAAGTTCGGGATGGAGAAGGCGGACCTCACCATGTTCACCGTGATCGTGGTCGTCGTCGTCCGTGACCGCGTCATGGGCGTCATCGTGGATGCGGTGTCGGACGTGCTGAACATCGCCGCGAAGGACGTCCAGCCGCCGCCGGCGTTCGGCGACAAGGTGGATACCAACTTCATCCAGAGCATCGCCAAGTCCGGTGACAAGCTCATCACGCTGCTGGACATTGACCGGGTCCTGTCCTTGGGCGAACTGGCGCAGGCGGAGGCCGCCGCCGCGAGCGCGTGAAACGCACCTCATACCCTTCTCAACCATCCTCCCTCAAGGAGAGAGGATGGAAGGAGGAGAGGAAGTCACCATGGACGGCAAAGCGATCTTCTGGTACGGCGTGCTGCTCAGCATCACGGGGGCCTATCTGGTGGCGCTCGCCGGCGTGCGGTCCGCCAAGCAGCACGACGTGGCCTACCATTCGTGCTTGATGATCCGGGCCTGCACGATCGTCGGCATTTGGCTCGTGGCCTACGTCACCAAACAATTGCTCTTCGGGCGCGAGCGGTTCGGGGGGACCGAGGCCCAGTACTGGACCCTCTATGTCCCGGTCTTCTCGGCGCACATGCTCCTGGCCGTAGCAACCATCGGGATCGGCGCCTACAACCTGTACCAGGGCCTCACGCGGCTGCGATACGGGAGCGTCGGCGCCATGGCGGCGGGCACGTCGCGCCACCGCCGTCTGGGCAAGCTGCTGGTCTGGAGCTTCACCGGCGCCATGGCAACCGCCTATCTCGTCTATTTGATGTTGTTCGTCTGGTTCCCAACTTACTGACCATCTATCAACCAAGGAGGGTGAGCAATGTTTGCCTGGTTCAGCAATATGAAGACGATGGCCAAACTGATGCTGGGGTTTTCGCTCGTCGGGGCCATCATGGCCTTCGTGGGATATACCGGCCTCACGAACATGGGCCGCATCAACGAGAGCACGGAGAACATCTACACCGTGCAGTTGAAACCGCTCATGACCCTGACCAAGGTGCGAGGCATGGTCCATCAAGTCAGGTCATGGGTCGTCCAGGCCGTCCTGGCCGATGACCCGGCGGATCGGACTCAGGCCCTGGCCAAGCTCGAGGAACTGAAGAAGCAGATTGACGAGGGTTCGCAGGCCTTTGAACAAACGATCAGGTCCGAGGAGGTCAAGAAGGCCTATGACGACTTCACCAAGGCCCTGGGAGAGTATCGAGAGGTCCGCGACGGCACCGTGCTCAAGCTGGTGCAAGCGGGGGATCGAGTCGGGGCCACCGCGGCGATGAGGGGGGAAGGGGCGGCCAAGTACAAGGCCGTGGTGGAGGCGATCAACAGGCTGGCGGACACCAAGACGATGATCGCGCAGCGCAAGTACGACGAGGCGAACAGGGTCTACGCCGATTCGAAGGCGCTGTTGACCGGCATCATCGTTGGCGGAATCGGGCTGGGCCTGTTCCTGGGGTGGGTGATCGCCAGGATGATCGCGAAGGGGCTGGCTCAAGTGAACAACGTGGCTCAGCGGGCGGCAGAGGGCGACCTCACCAAGCGGGTCTCGATCGACACCAAGGACGAGATCGGGACGATGGGGGCCGCGTTCAACCAGATGATGGAGGCCATCGCCCGGGTGGTGGGCGAGGTGCGGCACGGTTCCGAGCAGGTCTCGTCGGCCTCGGCTCAGATCAGCGCCGGCACCCAGGACCTCTCGCACCGCACCTCCGAGCAGGCCTCGGCGCTGGAGGAGACCTCCTCGGCCATGGAGGAGATGACCTCCACCGTCAAGCAGAACGCGGACAACGCCAAGCAGGCCAACCAGCTCGGCATCGCCGCCCGCGACACGGCGGAAAAGGGCAGTCAGGTGGTGGCGCAGGCGGTGGCGTCCATGGACGAGATCAACAAGTCCTCGAAGAAGATCGCCGACATCATCGGCGTGATCGACGAAATCGCCTTTCAAACGAACCTGCTGGCGCTCAACGCCGCCGTGGAAGCGGCCAGGGCCGGCGAGCAGGGACGCGGGTTCGCGGTGGTGGCGGCGGAGGTGCGGAATCTGGCGCAGCGCTCCGCCACGGCCGCCAAGGAGATCAAGGGGCTGATCAACGAATCCGTCCAAAAGGTGACGGAGGGCGCGGATCTCGTGAATCGCTGCGGCAAGACGTTGGAGGACATCGTGGCCTCGGTCAAACGGGTCACCGACATCGTGTCGGAGATCGCGGCGGCCTCGCAGGAACAGGCGAGCGGGATCGAGCAGGTCAACAAGGCGGTCATGCAGATGGACGAGACGACCCAGCAGAACGCGGCGCTCGTCGAGGAGTCCGCCTCGGCCTCGGAGAATTTGCAGCAGCAGGCGGCTGAGCTCCTGCAGCAGGTGGAGTTCTTCAAGGTCTCCGACGGGGCCGGGAGCGGGCTCCGTGCGGGAGCTTCGAAGGGACAAGCGACCGCCGCGCCGAAGCCGGCCGCTCATGCCGCCGTCCATCCATCCGGCCACAAGCCGGCGGCGGTGAAGCAGGCCAAGCGGCCGA contains:
- a CDS encoding response regulator transcription factor, with product MDSVRALLHPTVYEKLLRQIGASMGEQAVRLCAEPPKPGTPFSREDYVRCIESLGRRWGWECSLKEATADAVTFRIPVCPFGARANGDPNVCLVESGILGGIAGNRFGPSKVAVHRGEGAPPGQCEIVVYLGRTTRSLAVNGAVYPEALGSPEELIPETEREPSLAKLSQRERQILRLVGEGLSNKDIASALRLSVRTVEGHINRLRSKLTVRGRTDLIRLALRSKLASL
- a CDS encoding PAS domain S-box protein; amino-acid sequence: MRLPHTPAPATGTPAYRWLPFLIAAMTATVMIVGSLALHYLETRLVTSTGESLTVLAADVADKLDHVLFERYGDAQMMADAFPEKMRNPAALAKYLDGMKERYPLYRWLGVTDAAGRIIAATNPATVGLDRSREAWFRATRDGVGAQLQDVSVSPETGTDRTVGFSAPIRGADGRFLGVVTTRVGLSELEDVFSRTVGTFQAQRGPASRIEWQFLARDGTLVADSLLRQEGKVNLRQLGVPSARLSAEAEPGYVEELHPRRRVQVVTGYAKTAGHREFPGFQWGILVRMDRSDILRPIRDVLFKVGAGGALLFIPMLGLLVWTTTRLRKEWSHSADQLVRLKGLHTVSGALQRETAEVSSDFALTEFLRLLVNIATQVTGARYGAFGLLDETGKSLAQFITVGMDEATEHAIGSWPTGRGLLGFLTQESDVLRLTDLSRHPAFSGFPPHHPPMRSFLGVCVRAHGRILGRLYLADKIGGSEFTDVDEEVIATLAAEAGVAIENGYFLNQIRTAERLYRTTMAALPVSILRLDEQNVVRFANRTFHEMIQRDERDTIGQPIETLLQIESLSELLRSVRTSKAPAVQEREYRLPDAGITSCRLIARSMDATGEIILVIQDITALKQAEQERNRVTRERLLLLESTGEGIFGLDLHARCTFINKAGAAMLGYGPHEAIGKNMHELIHHSRSDGSPYPIEECPILSACRTGQGARRENEVLWRRDGTAFAAQYSVSPIVESGRITGAVVSFADITERLKLEEQLRQAQKMEAIGRLAGGIAHDFNNLVMVINGYSAALLEHLDPNDALRRYPLEIKKAGERAASLTRQLLAFSRRQVLEPRVLSLNDCVVSMGDMLRRLIGEHINLVMALDRSLRCVKADQAQMEQVVMNLVVNARDAMPEGGTLTIETSNVEIDPALARRLGSVQPGPYVKLAVTDTGHGMDAETQARIFEPFFTTKEQGKGTGLGLASVYGIVKQSGGAISVQSAPGQGATFAVYLPRVLEKPPRHEPSEPVGEPATCSETILLVEDEDAVRTLIRETLNRAGYRVLEARDGSEALALGTRHEGPIHLLLTDVVMPRLNGRELADRLTQARPELKVLFMTGYTDDAVIEREGPGWSAHMIRKPFFPRDLARKIREVLDAPPPPESESADEN
- a CDS encoding response regulator gives rise to the protein MVAECCAPDVQFDGIAGGAAVTPSCHVGRILIAEDVEQVRQFMTELLHRAGYRCDCVGTAREALQALATRAYDLLITDIHMPDNNSLTYLQACQGGAPPVPVIVITSYPSVGTAVEAVRLSVVDYLIKPVEGAALIESVGRAVGKGRILRSLRKVREEIRIWDEAMDRLEKSLIASESPDAGTRDAWQTGSVLERTRLLFGQIAASLKIVLETAKPEWPGQRNVDVCALVRCSKVAEYEAALRRTVEVLVQTKSAFKSKDLGDLRKTLTGLLKKEANEAPQVSQC
- a CDS encoding globin, with the protein product MPAVTMSPVKDSFGRCCINPNFIDRFYEIFLASHPAIAPMFRNTDFTRQKQLLRAGLNMVLMHHDHNPVGTQGLDRIGQSHGRQKLNIDPLLYKYWVESLVKAVKECDPQCDGKLEDEWRAVLRNGTAYIMAKY
- a CDS encoding methyl-accepting chemotaxis protein, whose amino-acid sequence is MRTLWWWLPDLLLVAGGAVLWGRWWVRQRNLERALAEAETGKARMAVRCAEWEEFAGAVAPLLPVLVAQLNSIVTQTESAALELCARFQRISQRAKEQADQAEHLLAGTGHQREGDSATVEGILQEIDRTLHQFVQDVQKTARVTMGVVAVMDEVDANTKAIAGILGEVEFIADQTRLLALNAAIEAARAGEHGRGFSVVADEVAKLANRSGVAVTNIRKLINTVQDSTGRAIKELAALASVDVSATLAAKARVEERTRTVVQRNADLHARIRLADGQAGELVSDISQVVMSMQFQDMTRQKIEHVTAPLARVHDCMKQLADSEEELSPPFRETLRELRALDRTYTMEAERTVARAVRSRDASEAAGAGVASSDNVTLF
- a CDS encoding response regulator, which encodes MGKQILVVDDSVTMRQMVSFTLTSAGFEVIEAGDGQEAVGKLNGGARPNLVITDLNMPKMDGISLIKAVRAMPPLKLTPILMLTTESDETKKKEGQTAGATGWIVKPFNPEQMLKVIAKVMPV